In Thermoanaerobaculia bacterium, a single genomic region encodes these proteins:
- the rpsQ gene encoding 30S ribosomal protein S17: MSETSAPATAGKKGRQTKIGRVISDKMDKTVVVEVERTVLHPRYQRYIKRRSRFMAHDEKGSAAMGDRVAIEETRPMSKRKRWTVREVLRKAEA, translated from the coding sequence GTGAGCGAGACGTCAGCGCCGGCCACGGCCGGCAAGAAGGGGCGGCAGACGAAGATCGGCCGCGTCATTTCGGACAAGATGGACAAGACCGTCGTCGTCGAGGTCGAGCGCACCGTGCTCCATCCGCGATACCAGCGCTACATCAAGCGCCGGTCGCGGTTCATGGCGCACGACGAGAAGGGCTCCGCCGCGATGGGCGACCGCGTCGCGATCGAGGAAACGCGGCCGATGTCGAAGCGCAAGCGCTGGACGGTTCGCGAGGTCCTCCGGAAGGCGGAGGCGTAG
- the rplN gene encoding 50S ribosomal protein L14, whose protein sequence is MIQMGTVLEVADNSGARKIACIKKKGGSNSRYAYLGDVITASVKEAAPDSPFVEKHGKRVVKAVIVRTRRQQRRKDGSYIRFDDNAAVLVNAENEPVGTRVFGPVARELREKKFMKIISLAPEVL, encoded by the coding sequence ATGATCCAGATGGGAACGGTGCTCGAGGTCGCCGACAACTCGGGAGCCCGCAAGATCGCCTGCATCAAGAAGAAAGGGGGCTCCAACTCGCGGTACGCCTACCTCGGCGACGTCATCACGGCGTCGGTCAAGGAAGCGGCCCCCGACTCGCCGTTCGTCGAGAAGCACGGCAAGCGCGTCGTCAAGGCCGTCATCGTGCGCACCCGCCGGCAGCAGCGCCGCAAGGACGGGTCGTACATCCGGTTCGACGACAACGCGGCGGTGCTCGTCAACGCGGAGAACGAGCCGGTCGGAACGCGCGTCTTCGGACCCGTGGCCCGGGAGCTCCGCGAGAAGAAATTCATGAAGATCATCTCGCTCGCTCCGGAAGTGCTGTGA
- the rplX gene encoding 50S ribosomal protein L24, translating to MNKVKLKKDDVVVVIAGKDRGKQGRVLRVYPATARVLVERVNQVKKHLRPNPAKNIAGGVSEREATIHISNVMLLDPEKNAPTRVGRQRTEDGRAERVAKKSGAVLG from the coding sequence ATGAACAAGGTGAAGCTGAAGAAGGACGACGTGGTCGTCGTGATCGCGGGCAAGGACCGCGGCAAGCAGGGGCGCGTGCTGCGCGTGTATCCCGCGACCGCGCGGGTGCTCGTCGAGCGCGTCAACCAGGTCAAGAAGCACCTGCGGCCGAACCCGGCGAAGAACATCGCGGGAGGCGTCTCGGAGCGCGAGGCGACGATCCACATTTCCAACGTCATGCTGCTCGACCCGGAGAAGAACGCTCCGACCCGCGTGGGCCGGCAGCGGACCGAGGACGGACGGGCCGAGCGCGTCGCCAAGAAGAGCGGCGCGGTGCTGGGCTAG
- the rplE gene encoding 50S ribosomal protein L5, translating to MTARLREKYQKEIVPKLTKEFGIENTMAVPKLDRIVLNMGMGEATANVKLLDTAVEELSAIAGQRAVVTRAKKSIASFKLRAGMPIGCRVTLRGDRMYEFLDRLIAIALPRVRDFRGVSSKSFDGRGNYTLGVKDHLIFQEIDYSKVDKSKGLNVTIVTTAGRDDTAQALLREFGLPFAK from the coding sequence ATGACTGCGCGACTGAGAGAGAAGTACCAGAAGGAGATCGTCCCGAAGCTCACGAAGGAGTTCGGGATCGAGAACACGATGGCCGTGCCGAAGCTCGACCGGATCGTCCTCAACATGGGGATGGGCGAGGCGACCGCCAACGTCAAGCTCCTCGACACGGCCGTCGAGGAGCTGTCGGCGATCGCGGGGCAGCGGGCGGTCGTGACGCGGGCGAAGAAGTCGATCGCGTCGTTCAAGCTGCGGGCCGGGATGCCGATCGGCTGCCGGGTCACGCTGCGGGGCGACCGGATGTACGAATTCCTCGACCGCCTGATCGCGATCGCGCTCCCGCGCGTGCGCGACTTCCGCGGGGTCTCGTCGAAGTCGTTCGACGGCCGCGGCAACTACACCCTCGGGGTCAAGGACCACCTGATCTTCCAGGAAATCGACTACTCGAAGGTCGACAAGTCGAAGGGATTGAACGTCACGATCGTGACGACGGCGGGGCGGGACGACACCGCGCAGGCTCTTCTGCGCGAGTTCGGCCTGCCCTTCGCCAAATAA
- a CDS encoding type Z 30S ribosomal protein S14 yields MARRAMRLKAERVPKFSTRKVRRCRVCGRPRSVLRKFALCRICFRDRALAGYIPGVIKATW; encoded by the coding sequence ATGGCAAGACGAGCCATGAGACTCAAAGCGGAGCGCGTCCCGAAGTTCTCGACGCGAAAGGTCCGCCGCTGCAGGGTATGCGGCCGGCCGCGGAGCGTGCTGCGCAAGTTCGCGCTGTGCCGCATCTGTTTCCGGGACCGGGCGCTCGCGGGATACATCCCGGGCGTGATCAAGGCGAC